In one Parageobacillus genomosp. 1 genomic region, the following are encoded:
- a CDS encoding YheC/YheD family protein, with protein sequence MISLGFITIEEQQEMEYCTEIAKRAGRYGIAVYRFTPLDIDPLTEKVHGHAFDEKRQAWTESTFDIPSFLYDRCFYRSDIRSKKCKPIMQWLKRRPDLVFLGYGFPGKWDVYEKMIEHPLLSPYVPKTARLQSDADILRMIRREQAVICKPEHGAGGRGIYVIQKAERKLHICDATGQITALIEQKNELEQWTDTLLQHHSYLIQPFLPLQTKANEPFDVRFLFQKDGTGKWIERCRAVRVGRPGTFIANIRAGADICDFSEWIRSFPSSQRILIIDGIETIIRALPAYVDEQFGPLFELGIDIGITKEGGVWIIDVNSKPGRKIVAALHPDKKDDVYEAPLQYCLFLANEVNIS encoded by the coding sequence TTGATTTCTCTTGGATTTATTACAATTGAGGAACAACAGGAAATGGAATACTGTACGGAAATCGCGAAACGAGCCGGCCGTTACGGCATTGCCGTCTACCGTTTTACTCCGCTTGATATCGACCCGCTAACAGAAAAAGTGCATGGTCACGCTTTTGATGAAAAAAGGCAAGCATGGACGGAAAGCACGTTTGATATTCCATCGTTTTTATACGACCGCTGTTTTTACCGTTCCGATATCCGTTCGAAAAAATGCAAGCCAATCATGCAATGGCTGAAACGCCGGCCGGATCTTGTCTTTTTAGGATACGGATTCCCAGGCAAATGGGACGTATATGAGAAAATGATCGAGCATCCGCTGCTGTCCCCGTACGTGCCGAAAACCGCCCGTTTGCAGTCGGATGCCGACATTTTACGCATGATCCGACGCGAGCAAGCGGTCATTTGCAAACCGGAGCACGGGGCGGGCGGCCGCGGCATTTATGTCATCCAAAAAGCAGAAAGAAAGCTTCATATTTGCGATGCAACGGGACAGATCACCGCTTTGATCGAACAAAAAAACGAGCTCGAGCAATGGACCGATACATTACTGCAGCACCATTCCTACTTGATCCAGCCGTTTTTGCCGTTGCAGACAAAAGCAAACGAACCGTTTGACGTCCGCTTCCTGTTCCAAAAAGATGGAACCGGCAAATGGATAGAGCGGTGCCGAGCCGTGCGGGTCGGGCGCCCGGGGACGTTTATCGCCAACATCCGCGCCGGTGCCGACATTTGTGATTTTTCCGAATGGATCCGTTCCTTTCCTTCTTCACAGCGTATTTTGATTATCGATGGCATCGAAACCATTATTCGCGCCCTCCCAGCCTACGTGGATGAACAATTCGGCCCTCTCTTCGAATTAGGGATTGATATTGGTATTACGAAAGAAGGCGGTGTATGGATCATCGATGTCAATTCCAAGCCAGGCAGAAAGATTGTGGCCGCGCTTCATCCTGACAAAAAGGATGACGTATACGAGGCACCGCTGCAATATTGTTTGTTTCTCGCCAACGAGGTGAATATCTCATGA
- a CDS encoding hemolysin family protein, whose protein sequence is MGELPLGLLGWFFLCMMLNAFFSSAETALSSANKIRLKNYVEENHRGSKRVNYIMEHLDHVLLTVLVANRITGIVAVAFLVDMATTMLGERAGLVAAIIVMTVLLVVFGEILPKSIAKVHAESLSIRYAGIIYVLMKLLSPVTTMFHAVREHVAKWFASGAVVPAVTEEEIKVMIDLSEEEGIIDNKEKELIHRSLDFDEILVEEIFTPRSDMVAVEVNQPIEEIRDVFLEEKYSRIPVYEGDIDNVIGILSESDFFSELVQQKEVNIRKLLRKPLFVVESMKISDLLPEFQKSKVHMAIVVDEFGGTAGLITLEDIIEQIVGEIWDEHDEAVKSIRQIDENSYEFNAELPLDEFCEMMKIDTPESASHTLGGWIFEMFERVPNVGETLHYGPLTFTVRHVENRRIRKVLVSLNKSLAENI, encoded by the coding sequence TTGGGAGAGTTGCCTCTAGGGTTGTTAGGGTGGTTTTTCCTTTGCATGATGTTAAACGCTTTCTTTTCTTCGGCAGAAACCGCATTGTCGTCCGCCAATAAAATTCGTCTGAAGAATTATGTGGAAGAAAATCACCGTGGCAGTAAACGGGTAAATTACATTATGGAACATTTAGACCACGTCTTATTGACTGTGCTTGTAGCCAATCGAATCACCGGTATTGTGGCGGTCGCTTTTTTAGTAGACATGGCGACAACCATGCTTGGGGAGCGCGCGGGTTTGGTCGCTGCAATTATCGTGATGACTGTGCTTCTCGTGGTCTTTGGTGAAATTTTGCCAAAATCGATTGCGAAAGTGCATGCAGAATCGTTATCGATTCGTTATGCAGGCATTATTTACGTATTGATGAAGCTGCTTTCTCCCGTCACGACGATGTTTCATGCAGTAAGGGAACATGTCGCAAAATGGTTTGCTAGCGGGGCGGTTGTTCCCGCGGTGACGGAGGAAGAAATTAAAGTAATGATTGATTTAAGCGAGGAAGAAGGAATTATTGACAATAAAGAAAAGGAGCTTATTCATCGTTCGCTCGATTTTGATGAAATTTTAGTGGAAGAAATTTTTACGCCACGGTCTGATATGGTTGCTGTCGAAGTAAACCAGCCGATCGAGGAAATCCGCGATGTGTTTTTAGAGGAAAAATACTCTCGCATCCCGGTATATGAGGGAGATATTGATAATGTCATCGGAATTTTGTCAGAAAGCGACTTTTTTAGTGAGCTCGTGCAACAAAAAGAGGTCAACATTCGCAAGTTATTACGCAAACCGCTGTTTGTCGTGGAATCGATGAAAATTTCCGATTTGCTGCCGGAATTTCAAAAAAGCAAGGTGCATATGGCCATTGTTGTCGATGAATTCGGCGGTACCGCCGGGTTAATTACGCTCGAAGATATTATTGAACAAATTGTTGGCGAAATATGGGACGAACATGATGAAGCGGTAAAAAGCATCCGGCAAATCGATGAGAACAGCTATGAGTTTAACGCTGAATTGCCGCTTGATGAATTTTGCGAAATGATGAAAATTGATACGCCAGAAAGCGCGTCGCACACGTTAGGCGGCTGGATATTTGAAATGTTTGAGCGCGTGCCGAACGTCGGTGAAACGCTGCATTACGGACCGCTTACGTTTACGGTGCGGCACGTAGAAAACCGTCGGATTCGCAAAGTGCTTGTTTCGCTTAACAAGTCGTTGGCGGAAAATATATAA
- a CDS encoding PucR family transcriptional regulator produces MLERLKSYYKDAIVINEQVADAARYEWFYTKEGDKIGIDKHRLSKQEKQLLSIFLTPILDANHTMSEEEQAWLRWIVHEDAAMLQHLFSPPPYCRFIHFLTKRSVANKGDFYDAVSGLFPDPITIVWEHEHRGVIIEKKQKQAAEPLPFADIIDTLATDFYATIHLFIGQIHPYDEQLYESFRYEKRCFELAQAYMPKQTVYQMEDVVPLLLIHGHPELEEVKKALPFLETLDDEWLRIMQTFLQCNLNVSMAAKKLYMHRNSLQYRIDKFIEKTGIDIKHFKGAVAVYLAILLQQYINKRC; encoded by the coding sequence ATGCTGGAACGGCTAAAATCTTATTACAAAGACGCGATCGTCATTAACGAACAGGTCGCCGACGCTGCTAGATATGAATGGTTTTATACAAAAGAGGGGGATAAAATCGGCATCGATAAACACCGCCTATCCAAACAAGAAAAACAATTATTATCGATCTTTCTCACCCCAATTCTTGACGCAAATCATACGATGAGTGAAGAAGAGCAGGCATGGCTGCGCTGGATCGTGCACGAGGATGCAGCGATGCTGCAGCATCTCTTCTCCCCGCCTCCGTATTGCCGTTTTATTCACTTTCTAACAAAACGCTCGGTCGCAAATAAAGGCGACTTTTACGATGCCGTCAGCGGATTGTTCCCTGACCCGATTACGATCGTTTGGGAACATGAACACCGTGGCGTCATTATTGAGAAAAAGCAAAAGCAAGCGGCAGAGCCTTTGCCGTTTGCTGATATTATCGATACGCTGGCAACCGATTTTTACGCTACCATCCATTTATTTATCGGACAAATCCATCCGTACGATGAGCAGCTTTACGAATCATTCCGCTATGAAAAGCGTTGCTTCGAGTTAGCCCAGGCATATATGCCGAAACAGACGGTTTATCAAATGGAAGATGTGGTTCCGCTTTTGTTGATTCATGGCCATCCCGAACTGGAAGAAGTTAAAAAAGCACTTCCTTTTCTTGAAACATTAGACGATGAATGGCTGCGGATCATGCAGACATTTCTGCAATGCAATCTTAACGTTTCCATGGCCGCGAAAAAATTATATATGCACCGCAACAGCCTGCAATACCGCATTGATAAATTTATTGAAAAAACGGGGATCGATATTAAACATTTTAAAGGGGCGGTAGCCGTTTATTTGGCGATATTGTTGCAGCAATATATAAATAAACGCTGCTGA
- a CDS encoding alpha/beta-type small acid-soluble spore protein, with the protein MARNNNSNQLLVAGAQQAIDQMKYEIAQEFGVNLGPDTTSRANGSVGGEITKRLVAMAQQQLGGQFGAR; encoded by the coding sequence ATGGCACGTAACAACAATTCGAACCAATTGTTAGTTGCAGGTGCACAACAAGCAATCGACCAAATGAAGTATGAAATCGCTCAAGAATTTGGTGTGAATCTTGGTCCTGACACAACTTCTCGCGCTAACGGTTCTGTTGGCGGCGAAATTACAAAACGTCTTGTCGCAATGGCACAACAACAACTTGGCGGCCAATTCGGCGCTCGCTAA
- a CDS encoding ABC transporter ATP-binding protein, giving the protein MAELRLEHIYKIYDNNVTAVKDFNLHIQDKEFIVFVGPSGCGKSTTLRMIAGLEEISKGDLYIDGKRMNDVPPKDRDIAMVFQNYALYPHMSVYDNMAFGLKLRKFPKAEIERRVREAARILGLEQYLDRKPKALSGGQRQRVALGRAIVRDAKVFLMDEPLSNLDAKLRVQMRSEIAKLHQRLETTTIYVTHDQTEAMTMATRLVVMKDGVIQQVGTPREVYEKPENIFVGGFIGSPAMNFIKGTLQDGKFVVGNISLGIPEGKMKVLRDQGYVGKEVILGIRPEDIHDEPLFLEASPNTKITAHVEVAELLGAESMIYSNINGQEFVARIDARTEIKPGHQLDLALDMNKAHFFDIETEKRIRAADEK; this is encoded by the coding sequence ATGGCAGAACTTCGTTTAGAGCACATTTATAAAATTTACGATAACAACGTCACAGCGGTAAAAGATTTCAACCTACATATTCAAGACAAAGAATTCATCGTTTTTGTCGGTCCGTCCGGCTGCGGAAAATCGACGACATTGCGGATGATTGCCGGTCTTGAGGAAATTTCAAAAGGCGACTTGTATATCGACGGCAAGCGGATGAACGATGTTCCGCCAAAAGACCGCGATATTGCGATGGTGTTCCAAAACTATGCACTTTATCCGCATATGAGCGTCTATGATAACATGGCATTCGGCTTAAAATTACGCAAATTCCCAAAAGCGGAAATCGAACGCCGCGTCCGTGAAGCAGCGCGCATTCTTGGACTGGAACAATATCTGGACCGCAAGCCAAAAGCGCTTTCCGGCGGTCAGCGGCAACGCGTCGCGCTAGGCCGTGCCATCGTCCGTGACGCCAAAGTATTTTTAATGGACGAGCCGCTTTCCAACTTGGATGCCAAACTGCGCGTACAAATGCGTTCCGAAATTGCGAAATTGCATCAACGTTTGGAAACGACAACGATTTACGTCACCCACGACCAAACGGAAGCAATGACGATGGCAACACGGCTAGTAGTAATGAAAGACGGGGTTATTCAACAAGTCGGCACGCCAAGAGAAGTATATGAAAAACCGGAAAATATTTTCGTCGGCGGCTTTATCGGCTCCCCAGCGATGAACTTTATTAAAGGAACGCTGCAGGACGGCAAGTTTGTTGTCGGCAATATTAGCCTCGGCATTCCGGAAGGAAAAATGAAAGTGCTGCGCGATCAAGGCTACGTTGGCAAAGAAGTCATCTTAGGCATTCGTCCGGAAGATATCCATGATGAACCACTCTTCCTTGAAGCATCGCCAAATACGAAAATTACCGCCCACGTTGAGGTAGCCGAGCTGCTTGGTGCAGAGTCGATGATTTATTCCAATATTAATGGACAAGAGTTTGTCGCGCGCATCGATGCCCGCACGGAAATCAAACCAGGCCACCAATTAGACCTTGCCTTAGACATGAACAAAGCGCACTTTTTCGATATCGAAACGGAAAAACGAATCCGTGCTGCTGATGAAAAATAA
- a CDS encoding amino acid ABC transporter substrate-binding protein, protein MKKTLLRSLFFFMAASILLLAACGNQQSQEKPSKQENDLLAQVKKSGELRIGTEGTYPPFTFHDKSGKLTGFDVELATEVAKRLGVKPVFMETQWDAMFAGLDAKRFDMIANEVGIRPDRQKKYDFSDPYITSMAVLVVHKDNNKVSKFEDIKGLKAAQSMTSNFADLARSYGAQIVGVEGFNQAVELLSSKRVDVTINDNLSVLDFLKQKPNAPIKMVAKHKDASQSGFMFRKGSDTLVEAVNKALEDMKKDGTYAKISEKWFGEDVSK, encoded by the coding sequence ATGAAAAAAACTTTATTACGCAGTTTGTTCTTTTTTATGGCGGCTTCCATTTTGTTATTGGCCGCATGCGGCAATCAACAATCACAAGAGAAGCCGAGTAAGCAAGAAAATGATTTATTAGCGCAGGTAAAAAAATCTGGAGAATTGCGAATCGGGACAGAGGGCACCTACCCGCCGTTTACGTTTCACGATAAAAGCGGAAAGCTAACCGGTTTTGATGTGGAATTGGCAACAGAAGTAGCGAAGCGTCTTGGCGTCAAACCTGTGTTTATGGAAACACAGTGGGATGCGATGTTCGCGGGATTGGACGCAAAACGCTTTGATATGATTGCCAATGAAGTCGGAATTCGCCCGGACCGGCAAAAGAAATATGATTTTTCTGATCCGTACATTACTTCTATGGCGGTGTTAGTCGTTCATAAAGATAATAATAAAGTATCTAAGTTTGAAGACATAAAAGGGTTAAAAGCGGCACAATCGATGACAAGCAATTTTGCCGATTTAGCACGGTCTTACGGAGCACAAATTGTCGGTGTGGAAGGATTTAATCAAGCGGTCGAATTGTTAAGCTCTAAGCGGGTGGACGTTACCATTAACGATAATCTATCCGTTCTTGATTTCCTAAAACAAAAACCAAACGCGCCAATTAAAATGGTGGCAAAGCATAAGGACGCATCACAAAGCGGATTTATGTTCCGCAAAGGCAGTGACACATTGGTAGAAGCTGTGAATAAAGCGTTAGAGGACATGAAAAAAGACGGAACATACGCAAAAATTTCAGAGAAATGGTTTGGTGAAGATGTATCTAAGTAA
- a CDS encoding amino acid ABC transporter ATP-binding protein — protein sequence MISVQGLYKQFGDVEVLKGIDITVEKGKVVVIIGPSGSGKTTFLRCLNVLETPTKGKISIANRQLDFSKSVTKREIHEFRRLTGMVFQSYNLFPHMTALENVMEGPVTVKREKKERAREKAMALLEKVGLGDKAHHYPFQLSGGQQQRVAIARALAMEPEVMLFDEPTSALDPELVGEVLKVMKSLANEGMTMIVVTHEMRFAKEAADEVVFMDGGIIVERGAPEQLLVSPKHERTKQFLQLIK from the coding sequence ATGATTTCTGTTCAAGGCTTATATAAGCAATTTGGCGACGTAGAAGTATTAAAAGGAATCGATATCACGGTGGAAAAAGGGAAAGTAGTGGTCATTATCGGTCCATCGGGTTCAGGGAAGACGACGTTTTTGCGTTGTTTAAACGTGCTTGAAACGCCGACGAAAGGGAAAATATCGATAGCAAATAGGCAGCTTGATTTTTCGAAGTCTGTGACGAAGCGAGAGATTCATGAATTTCGTCGCTTAACAGGAATGGTATTCCAAAGCTATAATTTGTTCCCTCATATGACGGCGCTTGAAAACGTCATGGAGGGGCCTGTCACGGTCAAACGAGAAAAGAAAGAGCGTGCACGCGAGAAGGCGATGGCATTGTTAGAGAAAGTGGGACTCGGAGATAAAGCCCATCATTATCCGTTTCAGCTGTCTGGAGGGCAGCAACAGCGCGTCGCGATCGCGCGGGCGCTTGCCATGGAACCTGAAGTCATGCTGTTTGATGAACCAACATCAGCATTGGATCCGGAGCTTGTCGGTGAAGTACTGAAAGTCATGAAAAGTTTAGCAAATGAAGGGATGACAATGATCGTCGTCACTCATGAAATGAGGTTTGCGAAAGAAGCAGCCGATGAAGTGGTTTTTATGGACGGAGGAATCATCGTGGAAAGAGGAGCTCCAGAACAGCTGCTCGTTTCTCCAAAACATGAACGTACAAAACAATTTTTGCAACTCATCAAGTAA
- a CDS encoding YheC/YheD family protein, whose protein sequence is MTYSLMIQEKEENTIYLPSAVSLSGQTMAAFGSISTPCRFVSSSLLDKHIIVTSDVAKRLYIPFPADVHLVLDDDTVHLGPLVGIFTAGFTKSPLRPVGKRSFFFAKLLSQEKKVGGFAFLFGAHHIHWETGTVTGYFYTESGWMQREVPLPTVIYNRLPNRRIENSETFQTIKETLKNQYGIPWFNENFFNKWEVYCLLKEHPLSRPYLPDTLLHPTAEDVQRFLDHYGEAYLKPANGSLGFGIYHLVKKNGRYECRFRDEHGYNRMRTFSTLSSLWQHLFSHKKLDHYIIQQGIRLIEVNGRKVDFRIHTNKNEQGVWQVSAIAAKIAGKRSVTTHMNNGGIVKTIEEIFPDSSVRQHILERLHDAALTLSRGLEEQMDVTIGEIGFDIGLDQNQHIWMFEANSKPGRSIFNHPKLKQDDERTAMLSLAYAVYLSKKIIAEPEALLR, encoded by the coding sequence ATGACCTATTCATTAATGATTCAGGAAAAAGAAGAAAATACGATCTATCTTCCATCCGCTGTTTCTCTCTCCGGTCAGACGATGGCAGCGTTTGGAAGCATCTCTACCCCTTGCCGTTTTGTTTCCTCTTCACTTTTAGACAAACACATTATCGTGACAAGCGACGTCGCAAAACGCTTGTACATTCCGTTTCCCGCGGATGTCCATCTCGTTCTCGATGACGATACCGTTCATCTCGGTCCGCTCGTTGGCATTTTTACTGCCGGGTTTACGAAATCGCCTCTTCGTCCTGTCGGGAAGCGGAGCTTCTTCTTTGCGAAATTGCTCTCCCAGGAGAAGAAAGTCGGCGGGTTTGCTTTTCTGTTTGGCGCCCATCATATTCACTGGGAAACAGGAACGGTAACCGGCTATTTTTATACAGAAAGCGGCTGGATGCAGCGGGAAGTACCCCTGCCAACCGTTATTTACAACCGCCTGCCAAACCGCCGCATTGAAAACAGCGAAACATTCCAAACGATTAAAGAAACGCTAAAAAACCAATATGGCATTCCTTGGTTTAATGAAAACTTTTTTAATAAATGGGAAGTATACTGCCTGCTAAAGGAGCATCCGCTCTCCCGGCCCTATCTTCCCGACACTTTGCTTCATCCTACCGCGGAAGATGTTCAACGTTTTTTAGACCATTATGGCGAAGCATATTTAAAACCGGCCAATGGCAGCCTTGGTTTTGGCATTTACCATCTTGTAAAGAAAAACGGCCGATACGAATGCCGATTTCGCGACGAACATGGATACAACCGGATGCGCACTTTTTCGACGTTGTCTTCGCTATGGCAACACCTATTTTCGCATAAAAAATTGGATCATTATATTATCCAGCAAGGGATTCGGCTCATTGAAGTCAACGGTAGAAAGGTCGATTTCCGCATTCATACGAATAAAAATGAGCAAGGCGTTTGGCAAGTAAGTGCAATCGCAGCAAAAATCGCCGGAAAGCGAAGCGTCACCACCCATATGAATAACGGCGGTATCGTTAAAACAATCGAAGAAATTTTTCCTGACTCCTCCGTCCGCCAGCACATTCTCGAGCGGCTTCATGACGCTGCTCTCACGTTAAGCCGCGGCTTGGAAGAGCAGATGGACGTCACGATCGGCGAAATTGGCTTTGACATCGGCCTTGACCAAAATCAGCATATTTGGATGTTTGAAGCCAATTCCAAACCGGGAAGATCGATTTTTAACCATCCAAAGCTAAAGCAGGATGATGAGCGGACAGCAATGCTTTCCCTTGCTTATGCTGTCTATTTAAGCAAAAAAATCATTGCTGAGCCAGAGGCGTTATTGCGATGA
- a CDS encoding YheC/YheD family protein → MTVIYYNQDRGTWFHQDHGRAYKFGCNGLLPFSNDTPSFSFSVKEKNGKIGPLVGILVSESSIPALLNRKKRYIELITHCLQEAGGIGAVCPVSAIGEHTVRGYVFVPALDRWVPVTTPLPDVFYNRIKSRREEKSAVYQQTVALFENLHIPFFNRSFFTKWEVYETLAKNERLQAHLPHTVLVQHIDDIRNMLQTYGSVYMKPNDGAKGKGIFRLTASLLTNTILYEHINGQKTLSSLDELEPLLAATRYIAQQSIDTDTWNGQRYDLRVLVHYKHGSYTISGIGVRLAQTQQLTTHVLNGGTILPYSEVRHRVDEKTLHGLLDACGKEISGHFGFVGEFSADIGVGKDGTLYVYELNAKPMIFDEPDIQQNGAKQLISLFAELAGFAPS, encoded by the coding sequence ATGACCGTCATTTATTACAATCAAGACAGAGGCACATGGTTTCATCAAGACCATGGCCGCGCCTACAAGTTTGGGTGCAATGGGTTACTGCCGTTTTCTAACGATACGCCATCGTTCTCCTTTTCGGTAAAAGAGAAAAACGGAAAAATCGGGCCGCTTGTCGGCATCCTAGTTAGTGAATCATCCATTCCGGCCCTGCTCAACAGGAAAAAGCGCTATATCGAACTTATCACCCATTGCCTGCAAGAAGCCGGGGGGATCGGCGCTGTTTGTCCGGTCAGCGCGATCGGTGAACATACCGTTCGCGGATATGTATTCGTTCCAGCGTTGGATCGATGGGTGCCCGTTACCACCCCGCTTCCTGATGTTTTTTATAACCGTATTAAAAGCCGGCGCGAAGAAAAATCAGCTGTATACCAACAGACCGTTGCTCTTTTTGAAAACCTCCACATCCCCTTTTTTAACCGTTCTTTTTTTACAAAATGGGAAGTATATGAGACACTCGCGAAAAATGAACGGTTGCAGGCCCACTTGCCGCATACGGTGCTAGTGCAGCATATCGATGACATACGAAACATGCTGCAAACGTACGGAAGCGTTTATATGAAGCCAAACGACGGGGCGAAAGGAAAAGGGATTTTCCGACTCACCGCTTCTCTGTTAACGAACACAATCCTTTATGAGCACATCAACGGCCAAAAAACGCTCTCCTCCCTTGACGAACTGGAGCCGCTTTTGGCGGCGACACGCTACATTGCCCAGCAGTCGATCGATACAGACACATGGAACGGGCAACGCTATGATTTACGCGTTCTCGTTCATTATAAACATGGAAGCTATACCATCAGCGGCATCGGCGTCCGGTTGGCACAAACGCAGCAGCTGACAACCCACGTCTTAAACGGCGGAACCATTTTGCCATATTCCGAGGTAAGGCATCGTGTCGATGAAAAAACGCTGCACGGCCTCCTTGACGCCTGCGGAAAAGAAATAAGCGGCCATTTCGGCTTTGTCGGCGAATTTTCTGCCGATATCGGCGTCGGCAAAGACGGTACATTGTACGTATATGAGCTCAACGCCAAGCCGATGATTTTTGATGAACCAGATATTCAGCAGAACGGTGCGAAACAACTTATCTCTCTATTTGCGGAACTAGCTGGGTTTGCGCCATCATAA
- a CDS encoding amino acid ABC transporter permease yields MYLSNVMADPERVDRLVSIAQSSLLPLVKGALYYTIPLTIITFIIGLILAIATALARISGVKVLEMIARIYVSAIRGTPLLVQLFIIFYGLPNIGITIPSFPAAIIGFSLNVGAYASEIIRAAILSIPKGQWEAAYSLGMTPGQALRRVIFPQAARVSIPPLSNTFISLVKDTSLASLILVSEMFRKAQEIASTNYEFLLLYTEAAIIYWIICFLLSIVQNRIEERLNRYIAR; encoded by the coding sequence ATGTATCTAAGTAATGTGATGGCAGACCCTGAAAGAGTAGACAGATTGGTATCCATTGCACAAAGTTCCCTTCTCCCACTGGTGAAGGGGGCTTTGTATTATACGATTCCACTGACGATTATTACGTTTATCATTGGATTAATATTGGCGATTGCGACAGCATTGGCGCGCATTTCCGGAGTAAAAGTATTAGAAATGATCGCGAGAATATACGTATCCGCCATCCGCGGGACACCGCTTCTTGTTCAGCTGTTTATTATCTTTTACGGCCTGCCGAACATCGGCATTACGATTCCTTCATTTCCTGCGGCCATCATCGGCTTTTCGTTAAACGTTGGCGCGTATGCTTCAGAGATTATTCGCGCCGCAATCTTATCCATTCCGAAAGGGCAGTGGGAAGCGGCGTATTCGTTAGGAATGACGCCGGGGCAGGCGCTGCGCCGGGTAATATTTCCGCAGGCAGCGCGCGTTTCGATTCCGCCGCTGTCAAATACGTTTATCAGCTTAGTAAAAGATACATCGCTTGCATCGCTCATTCTCGTTTCGGAAATGTTTCGCAAAGCACAAGAAATTGCCTCGACGAACTATGAATTCTTATTATTATACACGGAAGCAGCAATCATTTATTGGATTATTTGCTTTCTACTATCGATTGTACAAAATCGAATCGAAGAGCGTTTAAATCGTTACATTGCACGATAG